From the genome of Amycolatopsis sp. NBC_01488, one region includes:
- a CDS encoding acyl-CoA dehydrogenase family protein: MPEVLTAVRAPGRGAARAFVDEHVVPFADAWDKAGRIPEDLLDKIAEAGLWAPFLPPALGGAGTDMVTLGEIHEEVGRGCSSVRSLLTVHTMLSWALLRFGTEAQQHRWGPELASGRVLGAFCLSEPGAGSDTAAITTTATPDGGGWRLDGLKKWTTNGQRADLFLVFAKGPASTVALLVPRDAPGVTVTPIDDILGTRSSMLASIAFDGVRLGADALLGPSGFASGMVLTGTLDLGRYSVAAGSVGIIQACADACADYTTQRTVGGRPLKDLPLIQAKLSDMVTDVRAARLLLAEAGRLKDRGDAATIMATWVAKYFASTAAAKHASEAVQVHGANGCSGDYPVARFYRDSKVMEIIEGSTEIQRMTIAAEAYRKQVP; this comes from the coding sequence GTGCCGGAGGTACTCACCGCGGTCCGCGCGCCCGGCCGCGGGGCCGCGCGGGCCTTCGTGGACGAGCACGTCGTGCCCTTCGCCGACGCGTGGGACAAGGCCGGGCGGATCCCCGAGGACCTGCTGGACAAGATCGCCGAAGCGGGGCTGTGGGCACCGTTCCTGCCGCCCGCGCTCGGCGGCGCCGGCACGGACATGGTCACCCTCGGCGAAATCCACGAGGAGGTCGGCCGCGGGTGCTCGTCGGTCCGCAGCCTGCTGACCGTGCACACCATGCTCTCCTGGGCGTTGCTGCGCTTCGGCACCGAGGCGCAGCAACACCGGTGGGGGCCGGAGCTGGCGAGCGGGCGTGTCCTGGGCGCGTTCTGCCTGTCGGAGCCCGGCGCTGGCAGCGACACGGCCGCGATCACCACCACCGCCACCCCCGACGGCGGCGGCTGGCGGCTCGACGGCCTCAAGAAGTGGACCACCAACGGGCAGCGTGCGGACCTGTTCCTCGTCTTCGCGAAGGGGCCGGCCAGCACGGTCGCGCTGCTCGTGCCGCGCGACGCGCCGGGTGTCACGGTCACCCCGATCGACGACATCCTCGGCACCCGGTCGTCGATGCTGGCGTCCATCGCCTTCGACGGCGTCCGGCTGGGGGCCGACGCGCTGCTCGGGCCGAGCGGCTTCGCGTCCGGCATGGTCCTCACCGGCACGCTCGACCTCGGCCGCTACAGCGTGGCGGCCGGGTCCGTGGGCATCATCCAGGCCTGCGCGGACGCGTGCGCGGACTACACGACCCAGCGGACCGTCGGCGGACGGCCGCTCAAGGACCTGCCGCTGATCCAGGCGAAGCTGTCGGACATGGTCACCGACGTCCGTGCGGCCCGGCTGCTGCTGGCCGAGGCCGGCCGGCTCAAGGACCGGGGCGACGCGGCCACGATCATGGCCACTTGGGTGGCGAAGTACTTCGCCTCCACGGCGGCCGCGAAGCACGCGTCGGAGGCCGTGCAGGTGCACGGCGCCAACGGCTGCAGCGGGGACTACCCCGTCGCCCGGTTCTACCGGGACTCGAAGGTCATGGAGATCATCGAGGGCAGCACCGAGATCCAGCGGATGACCATCGCCGCCGAGGCCTACCGGAAGCAGGTACCGTGA
- a CDS encoding thioesterase II family protein: MTTAVASRWLPFPVTAGNVRLYCLPHAGGSASAFRSWIGRLPGVTVCPVQPPGRETRQRDTPHTAMPALVADLADFVLSAGDSPYAVYGHSLGALVGFELVREIARRGASLPVQLVVSGCPAPQWLTPDDPIVTGMSDAEIVALLRTLGGTPEVFLNDPRVLRLILPPIRADLTVKNTYAYTSGPPLELPVTALASTADVRASVESVLAWREQTVRPFRGHVLDGGHFAVLEQEDVTLAHLAAALRPWS; the protein is encoded by the coding sequence GTGACGACCGCCGTCGCGAGCCGCTGGCTGCCGTTCCCCGTGACCGCGGGGAACGTGCGGCTGTACTGCCTGCCGCACGCGGGCGGCTCGGCGTCGGCGTTCCGCTCGTGGATCGGCCGGCTGCCCGGGGTGACGGTGTGCCCGGTCCAGCCGCCCGGCCGCGAGACGCGGCAGCGGGACACCCCGCACACGGCCATGCCTGCGCTCGTCGCCGACCTGGCGGACTTCGTGCTCTCGGCCGGCGATTCGCCTTACGCGGTGTACGGGCACAGTCTCGGCGCCCTCGTGGGCTTCGAGCTGGTGCGGGAGATCGCCCGCCGCGGTGCTTCCCTGCCGGTGCAGCTGGTGGTATCGGGCTGCCCGGCGCCGCAGTGGCTGACCCCGGACGACCCGATCGTCACGGGGATGAGCGACGCGGAGATCGTGGCGCTGCTGCGCACCCTCGGCGGAACGCCGGAGGTGTTCCTGAACGACCCCCGCGTCCTGCGGCTCATCCTGCCGCCGATCCGCGCGGACCTGACGGTGAAGAACACGTACGCGTACACGTCCGGGCCGCCCTTGGAGCTTCCGGTGACGGCCCTGGCGAGCACCGCCGACGTCCGCGCGAGCGTGGAGTCGGTGCTGGCGTGGCGTGAGCAGACGGTCCGGCCGTTCCGCGGACACGTCCTGGACGGCGGCCACTTCGCGGTGCTGGAGCAGGAAGACGTGACCCTCGCCCACCTGGCCGCAGCCCTGCGCCCCTGGTCCTGA
- a CDS encoding acyl-CoA ligase (AMP-forming), exosortase A system-associated, producing the protein MSEAAPVRLDELLAHGAPGDPALTHKDRTLTYGELADRVARVAHGLHRLGVRRGDRVAVYAEKRLETVVTLFAAAAAGAVLVPLNPLFKSRHIAHVAADCTPAVVLTTAERLVTIREAVPEGTPVVVFGSPGWDALTAAEPVAVPGAGAVIDHDAAAIMYTSGSTGGPKGVVLSHRNLLAGAASVADYLGHTRDDVVLAALPLSFDAGFSQLTTAFAAGAHVVLVNYLLPKEVVRLCARHGVTALTCVPPLWLQLVTQEWPAEATARLRYFANTGGRMPRATLTRLRELFPAAQPFLMYGLTEAFRSTYLDPAEADRRPGSIGKAIPNAEVLVLRPDGSPCPPGEHGELVHRGALVALGYWNDPERTAERFRPVPGPDGLVRPEIAVWSGDTVYRDEDGFLYFVGRTDEMIKTSGYRVSPAEVEEAAYGTGLVGEAAAFGVPDPVLGHRIVLAVAPEGDAEAISRALAKELPAYMLPRRVEVLPRLPRSVNGKFDRVALRETLSAVSAGSE; encoded by the coding sequence ATGTCTGAGGCAGCCCCGGTGCGGCTCGACGAGCTGCTGGCCCACGGCGCGCCCGGCGATCCGGCGCTGACCCACAAGGACCGGACGCTGACCTACGGCGAGCTCGCCGACCGCGTCGCGCGTGTCGCCCACGGCCTGCACCGGCTCGGCGTGCGCCGCGGCGACCGGGTGGCGGTGTACGCGGAAAAGCGGCTCGAGACGGTGGTCACGCTGTTCGCGGCCGCTGCCGCGGGCGCGGTGCTGGTGCCGCTGAACCCCCTGTTCAAGAGCCGGCACATCGCCCACGTGGCCGCCGACTGCACACCGGCGGTGGTGCTCACGACCGCCGAGCGGCTGGTGACGATCCGTGAAGCGGTCCCCGAGGGCACCCCGGTCGTGGTGTTCGGTTCGCCCGGGTGGGACGCCCTGACCGCGGCCGAGCCGGTCGCGGTGCCCGGCGCCGGCGCGGTGATCGACCACGACGCGGCCGCCATCATGTACACCTCCGGCAGCACCGGCGGCCCCAAGGGCGTCGTGCTTTCCCACCGCAACCTGCTCGCCGGCGCCGCGAGTGTGGCCGACTACCTCGGCCACACGCGTGACGACGTCGTGCTCGCCGCGCTGCCCCTGAGCTTCGACGCGGGGTTCAGCCAGCTCACCACCGCGTTCGCCGCCGGCGCGCACGTGGTGCTCGTGAACTACCTGCTGCCCAAGGAGGTCGTGCGGCTGTGCGCCCGCCACGGCGTCACGGCGCTGACCTGCGTGCCGCCGTTGTGGCTGCAGCTGGTGACGCAGGAGTGGCCCGCCGAGGCGACCGCGCGGCTGCGGTACTTCGCCAACACCGGCGGCCGCATGCCCCGCGCCACGCTGACGCGCCTGCGTGAGCTTTTCCCGGCGGCGCAACCGTTCCTGATGTACGGCCTCACCGAGGCGTTCCGCTCGACCTACCTCGACCCGGCGGAGGCCGACCGCCGTCCCGGCTCGATCGGGAAGGCGATCCCGAACGCCGAAGTCCTCGTGCTGCGCCCCGACGGCTCGCCCTGCCCGCCCGGCGAGCACGGCGAGCTGGTGCACCGCGGCGCGCTCGTGGCACTCGGCTACTGGAACGACCCCGAGCGCACGGCCGAGCGGTTCCGCCCGGTACCGGGCCCGGACGGCCTGGTGCGCCCGGAAATCGCCGTGTGGTCGGGCGACACCGTCTACCGCGACGAAGACGGGTTCCTCTACTTCGTCGGCCGCACCGACGAGATGATCAAGACGTCGGGCTACCGCGTCAGCCCCGCCGAGGTCGAAGAGGCCGCCTACGGCACCGGCCTGGTGGGGGAGGCGGCCGCGTTCGGCGTGCCGGATCCCGTGCTGGGGCACCGGATCGTGCTGGCGGTCGCTCCCGAGGGCGACGCCGAAGCGATTTCCCGGGCGCTGGCCAAGGAACTGCCCGCGTACATGCTGCCGCGGCGGGTCGAGGTGCTGCCGCGGCTGCCCCGGTCGGTCAACGGCAAGTTCGACCGCGTCGCGCTGCGCGAGACGCTGAGCGCGGTGTCCGCCGGCTCCGAATGA
- a CDS encoding acyl carrier protein: protein MSETTGDILAFITGRFPQAAITETEDIFSLGYINSLFAMELVMHLEKTFGVTIPNDELRIDNFRTAAAMTDLVGRLRPAATVG from the coding sequence ATGTCCGAGACCACCGGCGACATCCTCGCCTTCATCACCGGCCGCTTCCCGCAGGCCGCGATCACCGAGACCGAGGACATCTTCTCGCTCGGCTACATCAACTCCCTGTTCGCCATGGAGCTGGTGATGCACCTGGAGAAGACCTTCGGCGTCACCATCCCCAACGACGAGCTGCGGATCGACAACTTCCGCACCGCGGCGGCGATGACCGACCTGGTCGGCCGCCTGCGCCCGGCCGCGACGGTGGGCTGA
- a CDS encoding ABC transporter ATP-binding protein — protein MLQAIDLRKRYDEVQALDGFSLEVAAGEIVGLVGHNGAGKTTFVEMVSGLLRPDSGTVLVDGESPTRARDRIGISPQHIALYRPLTVREHLELYGRLAGLRRAALRTAIDDLTAALRLESFLNRTCGLLSGGQQRRAQAATALVHRPALLLLDEPTAGADPETRQALLDVVKQRAGEGAAVVYTTHYLTELTDLQATIAVAAEGRVIARGAADELLSGLPGEVRVRTADDQLTVSTTDPTGTLLELLPTVSRPVESVELRNPSLDDLYHSLAVTDVDAH, from the coding sequence ATGTTGCAAGCAATCGACCTCCGGAAACGCTACGACGAAGTGCAGGCCCTCGACGGCTTCAGCCTCGAGGTCGCCGCCGGGGAGATCGTCGGGCTGGTCGGCCACAACGGCGCCGGCAAGACCACCTTCGTCGAGATGGTGTCCGGGCTGCTGCGCCCGGACAGCGGCACGGTGCTCGTCGACGGCGAGTCGCCGACGCGCGCCCGCGACCGCATCGGCATCTCCCCGCAGCACATCGCCCTCTACCGCCCGCTGACCGTGCGCGAGCACCTGGAGCTGTACGGCCGCCTGGCCGGCCTGCGCCGGGCCGCGCTGCGCACGGCCATCGACGACCTCACGGCCGCGCTGCGGCTGGAGAGCTTCCTGAACCGCACCTGCGGCCTGCTCTCGGGCGGCCAGCAGCGGCGGGCGCAGGCCGCGACGGCGCTGGTGCACCGGCCCGCGCTGCTGCTGCTCGACGAGCCGACCGCCGGTGCCGACCCCGAGACCCGTCAGGCGCTGCTCGACGTGGTCAAGCAACGAGCAGGCGAGGGAGCCGCAGTGGTCTACACCACGCACTACCTGACCGAACTGACCGACCTGCAGGCCACGATCGCGGTGGCTGCCGAGGGCCGCGTGATCGCGCGCGGCGCCGCGGACGAGCTGCTCTCCGGCTTGCCCGGCGAGGTCCGCGTGCGCACCGCCGACGACCAGCTGACCGTCTCGACCACCGACCCGACCGGCACGCTGCTGGAGCTGCTGCCGACCGTGTCGCGGCCGGTCGAGTCCGTGGAACTGCGCAACCCCAGCCTGGACGACCTCTACCACTCCCTGGCGGTGACCGATGTCGACGCGCACTGA
- a CDS encoding ABC transporter permease — protein sequence MSTRTDSLYRAGALVRYNATLRLRDPSQLISYLITPMIFMVLFQPLYVKALGTGAVEAVTGQLVMFSVFAMAIVGNAIFVEREWRTWDRLRASRAARAELLIGKAVPVFVVLLIQQGVLIIYGWLVVGMPFPVSPGLVFGAMCLWGFMLLAMGAALSTVVRSRGDLIVAVDLGAITISSLGGSLLPVSLMPSWAQAIAPFSPGYWGLSLIRSAMAGNAEAMLRPALIVLAIGLATGAFATYRLAHGWGRSHLL from the coding sequence ATGTCGACGCGCACTGACTCCCTTTACCGGGCCGGCGCCCTGGTCCGCTACAACGCGACCCTGCGCCTGCGCGACCCGTCGCAGCTGATCAGCTACCTGATCACGCCGATGATCTTCATGGTGCTGTTCCAGCCGCTGTACGTGAAGGCGCTGGGCACCGGCGCCGTCGAGGCCGTGACCGGCCAGCTGGTGATGTTCTCCGTGTTCGCCATGGCGATCGTGGGCAACGCGATCTTCGTCGAACGCGAGTGGCGCACGTGGGACCGGCTGCGTGCCAGCCGCGCCGCCCGCGCGGAACTGCTGATCGGCAAGGCGGTCCCGGTGTTCGTCGTGCTGCTGATCCAGCAGGGCGTGCTGATCATCTACGGCTGGCTCGTCGTCGGCATGCCGTTCCCGGTCTCGCCCGGCCTGGTGTTCGGCGCGATGTGCCTGTGGGGCTTCATGCTCCTGGCCATGGGCGCCGCACTGTCCACTGTGGTCCGCAGCCGCGGTGACCTGATCGTGGCGGTCGACCTCGGCGCGATCACCATCAGCTCGCTGGGCGGTTCGCTGCTGCCGGTGTCGCTGATGCCGTCGTGGGCGCAGGCGATCGCGCCGTTCTCCCCGGGTTACTGGGGGCTGTCGCTCATCCGCTCGGCCATGGCGGGCAACGCCGAGGCGATGCTGCGCCCCGCGCTGATCGTGCTCGCGATCGGGCTTGCCACCGGCGCGTTCGCCACCTACCGCCTCGCCCACGGCTGGGGCCGCAGCCACCTGCTCTGA
- a CDS encoding phosphopantetheine-binding protein — protein MPEFPIPPGFLEILIAHLPYALEGRIAEDDDLAALGLDSMGVVQLVTDLEETFGFELPDELLTEDTFATAGSLWAAVAEYVVPEPADV, from the coding sequence ATGCCTGAATTCCCCATCCCTCCAGGGTTCCTCGAGATCCTGATCGCGCACCTGCCCTACGCGCTCGAGGGCCGGATCGCCGAGGACGACGACCTCGCCGCGCTCGGGCTCGACTCGATGGGCGTCGTGCAGCTCGTCACCGACCTGGAGGAGACCTTCGGGTTCGAGCTGCCGGACGAGCTGCTCACCGAGGACACCTTCGCCACCGCGGGCAGCCTGTGGGCCGCCGTCGCGGAGTACGTCGTCCCGGAGCCCGCCGATGTCTGA
- a CDS encoding 3-hydroxyacyl-CoA dehydrogenase family protein — protein sequence MAVTGVVGAGVMGIGVAQDFAAAGHEVVLVDTDERILDEARAAITRNCRLSRLMGGPALDADEILARITTAVGLAALDKTEILVENVTEDWDIKAAVHAELDEVCGPDTVIIANTSAVPITRIASVGKNPGRVIGVHFMNPVPQKPVVELIPGFHTTPETTLRTRELLTSIGKRWVDVKDASGFVSNRVLMLTVNEAAYLVHEGVATAESVDEVFRGCFGHPMGPLETADLIGVDTILYSVEVLYEHYADSKYRPCPLLKQMTDAGLHGRKSGRGFYTYS from the coding sequence ATGGCAGTCACGGGAGTGGTGGGCGCCGGCGTCATGGGCATCGGCGTCGCCCAGGACTTCGCGGCCGCCGGCCACGAGGTCGTGCTGGTCGACACCGACGAGCGCATCCTCGACGAGGCTCGGGCCGCGATCACGCGCAACTGCCGGCTCAGCCGGCTCATGGGCGGCCCCGCGCTCGACGCGGACGAGATCCTCGCCCGGATCACCACCGCGGTCGGCCTGGCCGCGCTGGACAAGACCGAGATCCTCGTCGAGAACGTGACCGAGGACTGGGACATCAAGGCCGCGGTGCATGCCGAGCTCGACGAGGTGTGCGGGCCGGACACGGTGATCATCGCCAACACCTCGGCCGTCCCGATCACCCGGATCGCGTCGGTCGGGAAGAACCCGGGCCGCGTCATCGGCGTGCACTTCATGAACCCGGTGCCGCAGAAGCCCGTCGTGGAGCTGATCCCCGGCTTCCACACCACGCCGGAGACGACCCTGCGCACCCGCGAGCTGCTGACCAGCATCGGCAAGCGCTGGGTCGACGTGAAGGACGCGTCGGGCTTCGTGTCCAACCGCGTGCTCATGCTGACCGTCAACGAGGCCGCCTACCTGGTCCACGAGGGTGTCGCCACGGCCGAGTCGGTCGACGAGGTGTTCCGCGGCTGCTTCGGCCACCCGATGGGCCCGCTGGAGACGGCCGACCTGATCGGCGTCGACACGATCCTCTACAGCGTCGAGGTGCTGTACGAGCACTACGCCGACTCCAAGTACCGCCCGTGCCCGCTGCTCAAGCAGATGACCGACGCCGGCCTGCACGGCCGCAAGAGCGGCCGCGGCTTCTACACCTACAGCTGA
- a CDS encoding beta-ketoacyl synthase N-terminal-like domain-containing protein, with protein sequence MTEPAPESAVALVGMAGRFPGAADVEQLRRNLAAGIPGLREMTDAELAAAGVDPATPGHVRVGGPVAGGVETFDAAAFGLGPREAETLEPHHRLLLECSWEALERAGYRPTDPGVPVGLFAGCAFPDYLTRNVPGLAAEPGGKPLLSAGVERDSLTSLVSYKLGLRGPAITVQTYCSTSLVAVHLACQSLLTYECDLALAGGAALPLPQTGGHSFEEGSILSPDGRVRALDAAANGTVMGSGAAVVALKRLEDALADGDVVHAVILGSAVNNDGRDRAGYPAPGVAGQAAVVDTALAVAGVKPETVGYVECHAVGTPLGDSIELAALNRVFGPERAAPCVLSSVKPSIGHLDRASGVTSLIRAALNLRDGVLPGTAGFRTPNPALDDRFTVLPADVPWPASAVPRRAGVSSFGVGGTNAHVVLEQPPTREPRPSSGPYLLTFSAGDVVALDEVTSRLRAHLASHPDLDLADVAFTLQVSRGHFALRRAVVCRDFSDALAALADPGRWVDGETRRRDPRFRLVAGSGSEWASTAEAAHRLLAGDDVPAPAPTRAGALSALAAGLTRLGIRLDENATDTLVVEGGFVDAWVLETVARLWIAGCTPDWPALHRGAARRVELPPYPFQRKRFWVDPVAAPRPAAYVPSWRLDPQSLTGLESRVRAAGPWLVFAGDPVGEALADRITLAGSEVITVRPGPGFAALDTGDFVVGPGDLPSLVRSLVVVPRTVVYGFALGGSPGDVAVAAGLWPGMVTLTSGAVGVLGPDLTTPSHAALTALTARHVDVGVSVPVDQVLAAILHSETPLAVRGDQSWRLHHEPCELTGHAEAEVHRDVPDLGGRRGILVVRPDPAGRTLAAQARVARLAGRGRWTTVVSTSDPSPETLAAVAAADHLTEVVLSGVPLVRPVSTAESVQLSASARPRPALGTPFVEPEAGLEREVAARWAAALGYEEIGADDNFFELGGRSAGAVRIAAHWTLPATAVMELPTVRLLAARIAELRP encoded by the coding sequence ATGACGGAACCGGCACCCGAATCGGCCGTGGCACTCGTCGGGATGGCGGGGCGCTTCCCGGGCGCCGCCGACGTCGAGCAGCTGCGCCGCAACCTCGCTGCCGGGATCCCCGGCCTGCGGGAGATGACCGACGCCGAGCTCGCCGCCGCGGGCGTGGACCCGGCCACCCCGGGCCACGTCCGCGTCGGCGGGCCGGTGGCCGGCGGCGTCGAGACGTTCGACGCCGCCGCCTTCGGGCTCGGCCCGCGCGAGGCGGAAACCCTGGAGCCGCACCACCGGCTGCTGCTCGAATGCTCGTGGGAGGCGCTGGAGCGGGCCGGCTACCGGCCGACGGATCCCGGCGTGCCCGTCGGGCTGTTCGCCGGCTGCGCGTTCCCCGATTACCTGACCCGGAACGTCCCCGGCCTCGCCGCGGAACCGGGCGGCAAGCCGCTGCTTTCCGCGGGCGTGGAACGGGACTCGCTCACGTCGCTCGTGTCCTACAAGCTGGGCCTGCGCGGCCCGGCGATCACCGTGCAGACGTACTGCTCGACGTCGCTGGTCGCGGTGCACCTGGCGTGCCAGAGCCTGCTGACCTACGAATGCGACCTGGCCCTGGCCGGAGGCGCCGCGCTGCCGCTGCCGCAGACCGGCGGGCACTCTTTTGAAGAGGGCAGCATCCTGTCACCCGACGGCCGGGTGCGTGCCCTCGACGCGGCCGCGAACGGCACGGTGATGGGGTCCGGCGCCGCCGTCGTCGCCTTGAAGCGCCTGGAGGACGCCCTCGCCGACGGCGACGTCGTGCACGCGGTGATCCTCGGCTCGGCGGTCAACAACGACGGCCGGGACCGCGCCGGGTACCCCGCCCCCGGGGTCGCCGGGCAGGCCGCGGTGGTCGACACCGCGCTCGCGGTGGCCGGGGTGAAGCCCGAGACGGTCGGGTACGTGGAGTGTCATGCCGTCGGCACGCCGCTGGGCGACTCGATCGAGCTGGCCGCGCTGAACCGCGTCTTCGGGCCGGAGCGTGCTGCGCCGTGCGTGCTCAGCTCGGTCAAGCCCAGCATCGGGCACCTCGACCGGGCGTCCGGCGTCACCTCGCTCATCCGGGCGGCGCTGAACCTGCGCGACGGCGTCTTGCCGGGCACCGCCGGGTTCCGCACCCCCAACCCCGCGCTGGACGACCGGTTCACCGTGCTGCCCGCCGACGTTCCCTGGCCCGCGTCGGCCGTGCCCCGGCGCGCGGGGGTCAGTTCGTTCGGGGTCGGCGGGACGAACGCGCACGTCGTCCTCGAACAGCCGCCGACCCGGGAACCCCGGCCTTCGAGCGGTCCTTACCTGCTGACTTTTTCCGCTGGTGACGTCGTGGCGCTCGACGAGGTCACTTCGCGGCTGCGCGCCCACCTGGCTTCGCATCCCGACCTGGACCTCGCCGACGTCGCCTTCACCCTTCAGGTGTCGCGCGGCCATTTCGCGCTGCGGCGGGCCGTGGTGTGCCGGGACTTTTCGGACGCGTTGGCTGCGTTGGCCGATCCCGGCCGCTGGGTCGACGGCGAAACCCGTCGCCGGGACCCGCGGTTCCGCCTGGTCGCGGGCAGCGGCTCGGAGTGGGCGTCGACGGCCGAGGCCGCCCACCGCCTGCTCGCCGGGGACGACGTCCCCGCGCCCGCCCCGACGCGCGCGGGCGCGTTGTCGGCGTTGGCCGCCGGGCTGACCCGGCTGGGCATCCGGCTGGACGAGAACGCCACCGACACGCTCGTCGTCGAGGGTGGCTTCGTCGATGCGTGGGTGCTCGAGACGGTGGCCCGGCTGTGGATCGCGGGGTGCACGCCGGACTGGCCGGCCCTGCACCGCGGCGCCGCACGCCGGGTCGAGCTGCCGCCGTATCCGTTCCAGCGCAAGCGGTTCTGGGTCGATCCGGTGGCCGCTCCGCGCCCGGCGGCCTACGTGCCCTCGTGGCGGCTCGACCCGCAGTCCCTGACCGGTCTGGAGAGCCGGGTGCGCGCGGCGGGTCCGTGGCTGGTGTTCGCCGGCGATCCGGTCGGCGAGGCCCTGGCCGACCGCATCACCCTGGCCGGGTCGGAAGTGATCACCGTGCGGCCGGGCCCTGGGTTCGCCGCCCTGGACACCGGTGACTTCGTCGTGGGCCCGGGTGACCTGCCGTCGCTCGTGCGCTCGCTGGTCGTCGTACCGCGTACCGTCGTGTACGGCTTCGCCCTGGGTGGTTCACCCGGGGACGTCGCGGTGGCGGCCGGGCTGTGGCCCGGGATGGTCACGCTGACGTCCGGCGCTGTCGGCGTACTCGGGCCGGATCTGACCACGCCGTCGCACGCGGCGCTCACCGCCTTGACCGCGCGGCACGTCGACGTCGGCGTCTCCGTGCCCGTCGACCAGGTCCTCGCTGCCATCCTGCACTCCGAGACCCCCCTGGCGGTGCGCGGCGACCAGTCGTGGCGGCTGCATCATGAGCCGTGCGAGCTGACCGGGCACGCCGAAGCCGAGGTGCACCGCGACGTGCCGGACCTGGGTGGGCGGCGCGGGATCCTCGTCGTCCGGCCGGATCCGGCCGGACGCACGCTGGCGGCTCAGGCGCGGGTGGCCCGCCTCGCCGGTCGCGGACGGTGGACCACCGTCGTGTCCACTTCGGACCCGTCTCCGGAGACCCTCGCCGCGGTGGCCGCGGCCGACCACCTGACCGAGGTCGTGCTCTCCGGAGTGCCGCTGGTTCGTCCGGTCTCGACCGCCGAGTCCGTCCAGCTGTCGGCTTCGGCCCGGCCGCGGCCGGCGCTGGGGACGCCGTTCGTGGAGCCGGAGGCGGGCCTCGAGCGCGAAGTGGCGGCTCGCTGGGCCGCCGCGCTGGGCTACGAGGAGATCGGCGCGGACGACAACTTCTTCGAGCTGGGCGGCCGCTCGGCCGGCGCGGTCCGCATCGCCGCCCACTGGACCCTCCCCGCCACGGCGGTCATGGAGCTGCCCACGGTCCGCCTGCTCGCGGCTCGCATCGCCGAGCTGCGTCCCTGA
- a CDS encoding HAD-IIIC family phosphatase, whose amino-acid sequence MTILIEPAPAKPVQGKIKCVVWDLDNTVWDGVLLEDGDVRLRPWVVEHVKRLDAMGVLHSVASKNDHEAAMAKLREFGLDEYFLFPRISWNAKSVSIGQIAKKLNLGLDAFAFVDDQEFERAEVAFALPQVTTVDILEADEVLRRPEFAPRFVTDESAQRRGMYFSQLARDDVEADFAGTGEDFLASLDLRFTIAPARQEDLQRAEELTVRTNQLNSTGRTYSYDELDALRSSDDHVLLVASLTDKFGSYGKIGLALLEKGSPDWRLNMMLMSCRVMSRGVGTVLLGHVMGLARAAGAGLRADFVETGRNRMMQITYAFSGFREVSRDGAQVVLAADLDAIQEPPAYVTLEVES is encoded by the coding sequence GTGACTATTCTCATCGAACCGGCGCCCGCCAAGCCGGTCCAGGGCAAGATCAAGTGCGTGGTGTGGGACCTCGACAACACCGTCTGGGACGGGGTCCTCCTGGAAGACGGCGACGTCCGGCTGCGGCCGTGGGTGGTCGAGCACGTCAAGCGCCTCGACGCGATGGGCGTGCTGCACTCGGTCGCCAGCAAGAACGACCACGAAGCCGCGATGGCGAAGCTGCGTGAGTTCGGCCTCGACGAGTACTTCCTGTTCCCGCGCATCTCGTGGAACGCGAAGTCGGTGTCGATCGGCCAGATCGCGAAGAAGCTCAACCTCGGGCTCGACGCGTTCGCGTTCGTCGACGACCAGGAGTTCGAGCGCGCCGAGGTGGCGTTCGCGCTGCCGCAGGTGACCACTGTGGACATTCTGGAGGCCGACGAAGTGTTGCGGCGTCCGGAATTCGCGCCGCGCTTCGTCACCGACGAGTCGGCGCAGCGACGCGGGATGTACTTCAGCCAGCTCGCGCGCGACGACGTCGAGGCGGACTTCGCCGGCACCGGCGAGGACTTCCTCGCCAGCCTGGACCTGCGCTTCACCATCGCGCCGGCCCGGCAGGAGGACCTGCAGCGGGCGGAGGAGCTGACCGTCCGCACCAACCAGCTCAACTCGACCGGGCGGACGTACTCCTACGACGAGCTGGACGCGCTGCGTTCCTCGGACGACCACGTGCTGCTCGTCGCGTCGCTGACCGACAAGTTCGGCTCCTACGGCAAGATCGGCTTGGCGCTGCTGGAGAAGGGTTCGCCGGACTGGCGGCTCAACATGATGCTGATGTCGTGCCGAGTGATGTCGCGCGGCGTCGGCACGGTGCTGCTGGGCCACGTGATGGGCCTGGCGCGGGCCGCGGGCGCGGGGCTGCGCGCGGACTTCGTCGAGACCGGCCGCAACCGGATGATGCAGATCACGTACGCGTTCAGCGGGTTCCGCGAGGTTTCGCGGGACGGCGCTCAGGTGGTGCTCGCCGCGGATCTGGACGCGATCCAGGAGCCGCCGGCGTACGTGACGCTCGAGGTGGAGTCGTGA